One Melitaea cinxia chromosome 20, ilMelCinx1.1, whole genome shotgun sequence DNA segment encodes these proteins:
- the LOC123663314 gene encoding uncharacterized protein LOC123663314, with protein sequence MDTNETIYSDSDGVENASEGQTALDSDDSLPINRRVRSIGKRPRLHLTSLSPTSDDESHLPLTALARKRSSQREAASREKALEAEVLEAEEGRRAMGVDVGDVRTVEALGVQVAKDVDIILKVATRSTNLKGTFVKALKNAASSISIAVESLKERTSSDEVRKLQAENTRLRRDVEELKLQMAELAKNKPFQPVSGPAQDTQSETDREDRMRASLLSSIKEMLDTRLADIEERLPPAKTVRPPLAADTTGVALQAPPPAKKKKVARKAKAATVSTATVTAVGDATVTRPRDDEWVAVVKKKKKKKGKDKPPASGAAAAKSPQQRKNRKKKAKSRPPRLVAPRRPAVIMTLEPEAEEQGVTYSHLLKRAAETLNLADLGISEGLTVRTAATGGRLLELAKGQTSEAAQRLAQELDRVLEGTARVVQPMKLASLRISGLDDSVTKQMVAEAAAKATKCDVGVIKTGEVTTGPGGMGASILRCPIPAAKALAQAGRLLVGWSSARVTLLEQRPLRCFKCMGIGHTRPTCPFAVDRSGLCYRCGKEGHIAKNCTEAPSCAVCTSAGKPASHIMGGRVCRPPKVRRMAVGRAPPPNSRKAAEEAAAMSS encoded by the coding sequence ATGGATACTAATGAAACAATTTATTCAGATAGTGATGGTGTGGAGAACGCGTCGGAGGGTCAGACTGCTCTCGACTCTGATGACAGTCTGCCGATTAATAGGAGGGTCCGATCTATCGGGAAACGGCCCCGACTGCACTTGACCTCGTTGTCGCCAACATCTGACGATGAGAGTCATCTGCCGCTGACTGCGCTAGCTCGCAAGCGCAGCAGCCAAAGAGAAGCGGCCTCGCGCGAGAAAGCGCTTGAGGCAGAGGTCTTGGAGGCGGAGGAAGGACGCCGGGCAATGGGTGTCGATGTAGGCGACGTCCGCACTGTCGAAGCCTTGGGCGTGCAAGTCGCGAAGGACGTCgacattatattaaaagtgGCGACGAGATCGACGAACCTGAAGGGGACCTTCGTAAAGGCCTTGAAGAACGCGGCCTCGTCGATCAGCATTGCGGTGGAGTCGCTTAAAGAGCGTACCTCCTCAGACGAGGTCCGCAAACTCCAAGCGGAGAACACTCGGCTGAGGAGGGACGTTGAAGAATTGAAGCTGCAGATGGCGGAACTGGCCAAAAATAAGCCCTTTCAACCTGTCTCTGGTCCAGCACAGGACACACAGAGTGAGACGGACAGAGAGGATCGGATGCGAGCGTCCTTGCTCTCTTCGATCAAGGAGATGCTCGACACCCGCCTCGCAGACATCGAGGAGAGGCTGCCGCCGGCGAAGACAGTCCGTCCGCCGCTAGCAGCAGATACTACAGGGGTTGCGTTGCAGGCGCCGCCACCAGCGAAGAAGAAAAAGGTGGCGCGAAAGGCGAAAGCCGCCACGGTCTCCACGGCCACTGTGACGGCTGTTGGCGATGCGACGGTGACCCGACCTCGTGACGACGAATGGGTCGCCgttgttaaaaagaaaaagaagaagaagggcAAGGACAAACCTCCTGCGTCGGGTGCCGCTGCTGCGAAGTCACCGCAGCAGCGAAAGAACAGAAAGAAGAAGGCGAAATCCCGTCCTCCCAGGTTGGTGGCCCCCCGTAGGCCCGCAGTGATTATGACACTGGAGCCAGAAGCAGAGGAACAGGGGGTCACCTACAGCCACTTACTCAAGCGGGCTGCGGAAACGCTGAATTTGGCTGACCTGGGAATAAGTGAAGGGTTGACCGTGCGCACTGCCGCAACCGGAGGCAGGCTGTTGGAGCTGGCGAAAGGCCAGACTTCGGAAGCGGCACAGCGTCTGGCGCAGGAGCTCGACCGCGTCCTCGAAGGCACGGCGAGAGTCGTCCAGCCCATGAAGCTCGCGAGTCTTCGAATTTCTGGACTGGATGACTCCGTCACTAAACAAATGGTGGCAGAGGCGGCAGCCAAGGCCACCAAATGCGACGTCGGCGTCATCAAAACCGGTGAGGTCACGACTGGACCAGGAGGGATGGGCGCCTCAATATTAAGGTGTCCGATCCCTGCCGCGAAGGCTCTGGCACAGGCAGGCAGACTACTTGTCGGCTGGAGCTCTGCCAGAGTCACACTGCTGGAGCAGCGTCCTTTGCGCTGCTTCAAATGTATGGGCATAGGGCACACCCGTCCAACATGTCCCTTCGCGGTGGACCGGAGTGGTTTGTGCTACCGGTGCGGCAAGGAGGGGCATATTGCCAAAAACTGCACCGAGGCTCCGAGTTGTGCTGTATGCACCAGCGCCGGAAAACCGGCGTCGCATATAATGGGAGGGCGGGTTTGTCGTCCCCCAAAGGTCCGACGAATGGCGGTGGGGCGTGCCCCCCCTCCAAATAGTCGAAAAGCTGCGGAGGAGGCTGCGGCGATGTCGTCGTAG